The genomic stretch CCGCCATATTTGTGTGTGCTTGGAAAGTTACTCAGCAGTCCGGGCTTTGAATAGAGGAACCAATTAGAAGCTTCACTCAAACTACGACAATTTCAGCAATCCGCTCTCGGTTTGGGTTGGGTGCTTGGGTTAGGATAGGGTGCCggtcaatgttttttttttctccttgTGCAGAGGGCGGCGGTCCTTCTGGTATGCGACAAGCAGTGCAACCTTGTGTATATAGAATCAATTCTAACATTTATGCCAATATTTACTATTGTAGGATACTCCAAACGTAGTTGGTATTGTGGGTAAAATATATGTTACTCGACCTTATGCTACAAAAGCTTGGTGTTTGTAAGGCTGAGTGCCATCTTGAAATGTGCGACAATGTAAAATTTGCGTGACTGCTTTTTAACACCTCTATATAGCCGCTTGAACTGCTCTTGTGTACTTGTGTACATGTGGATATCTGAAATCCTATCCAAATATTATCAAGGTGTGTAGATTATGAAATAGAAGAAGACTGCATGTACGCATGCAATTGTTCACCTTATTTTTCCGTCGTTATACAAAATGTAATCCAGCGCGGATTTCACGGgaacgtgcgccaaggcgcacatgtaAATCTAGTCATGTATTATTATGGTCGTGCAGTGTGTAGGTGTGAATGGCCCGGTTGGTCCCCTGCAACGACTCGGGTTAATTTAGCTGAGCGACGCGCCATTAGACGCGGTAGATGGTCCAAGCTATGGCCCCCGCGCGCGTAGGTATTCGAAACGCGAAACGGCACGTGGGTAATTTGAATTGTTTGGTTAGCCTCACTCTCAATCGAGCTTAATCACCTTTGGCATGTGCTAGCTCTTCGGTCGTCGCTAGCAGCTGTCACCTATCCAAGCTACTGCACTCAGATGGATCCAATCCAAGGCTCCAAGCTCGGCCGAGAGTATAAATACACTACCTTTCCATCTGGACTGCCACAGGCAAAAAAGCTTAGATCAACAGGCTAGCTAGCTACAGACAATATACCACAGAGCAAGCTCTCAGCCATAGAGGAGAGGACATGGCAGCACTCTTCACTCCAGCTGCTTGCTCGCTGTCCAAGCTGATGGTGCAGGGCCGGGAGTCCGCGGCCGCCCTCGAGGCTCTTCTCCGAGGTGCGTCTCCCCAGGAGCACGGGGAGGTCCAGGAGCTCGCCGCGGAGATCCTCCGCTGCTGCGACCGCGCCCTCGCCGCGCTCCACCACGGCGAAGTGGCCGACGACGGTGCCGGCGGCAGGAAGCGCAAGTCCTGCGCAGCCCCGCGGGCGAGGGCCAGCAAGcggacgcgcgcggacggcggggaggcggcggcgatgagGGTCGAGAAGAAGTGGACGTCGGAGGACGGGTTCATCTGGAGGAAGTACGGGCAGAAGGAGATCCTCAACAGCAAGCACCCGAGGCTCTACTTCAGGTGCACCTACAGGGACGACAGCGGCTGCAAGGCGACGAGGCAGGTCCAGATGTCGGAGGAAGACCCTTCCCTCTACGTCATCACCTACTTCGGCCACCACACCTGCtgcacggacgtcgccgccgccgcagcctccgAGGTCAGTGACCTCGGGGACAAGCATCAGTTCGTCATCAACTTCGGCACCTCCGCCGCGACCAGCGGCTCGCAGCCGTGgctttcctcgtcgtcctcctcctccgatgtTCGGAACGAGACCTCAGGCTCGTTGCAAGGCGTGTGCTCGCCGGAGGAGGAACTCCGGGTGATGGAGACCAAGGTCGAGCCAGCATCGTCAGACTTGCAGCCGGCGACGGAGCAGAGCTCGTCGGCCGATGCTTCTTGCTCCTCCTCTGCTTGGGACCCCATGGCCGCCTGCTCGGACTGGGATTTCTTCGGCGAGAGCTCCTTCGATTTCATTAGCGAGTTCATCAACTCTGACGACCTTGCTCTGTACCAATCGTGCGGTGCGCGCGTGGATTAATTACTCCGCGCGCTTGATAGTTGATAGATCATGTAGTAGACTGCAAACGCAGGTGTAATTTTGCGATGGGTGTGGTGATTTCTATGTTATTAATTTGTTGCGGTGAACACGGGCGTGAAACGGTGGAAGTGAGTGTGATTCTATATATTTCTAGTTTTCTACTGTCTAGATCATGCATacgccaagtttttttttttttttgaactgatgCATACGCCAAGTTGACAATACTAAATAGTACTGTGTTAGTTTTTGTGCGAGCTTCCGGGCCAGCTGCACGCCTGCCTACAGCCTTGCAGGGATAATCTGTGCTTATCTCACGACGATGAAGTATAATATTTACTGATAAATTTAAGGTAGGTGTGTCACTGTGACAGACCTATAGACTATGAATATAGCAATACAAAAGAATACAGAATGTACTTTAGAAGGTGTattaattttttttgggaggaaaGGCTAAGATGGCCGGTATAATATGTAAATGTTCACATCAATAACCTCTCGGTGCAACCCATGACCAATAAGCACCGATATATTTAGTCTATATATATGACTATGAGGAAGGCGTGGTTTGAACCATACACATGTTGATGCTTTGCGTGAAGACGTAATACATTAGACAAAGCAACGTTAGGTGAGGAGGAGGGATCAACTTGGCCATTTAAATTAAACAAAGCAGGGTTTTCTTTTAGCGGAGGAATGGTACATACCGATTTTTTTGCTAGTTCTAGATTTACCGAGAATTAAGTTAGTTATACGACGACTCTAGAACCGCTAGATTTGTATCGTGTTCCGTGCAAATGAAAATTACATAAGGGTGTTCAATTGCACATATGTATGTGTGCAGCTGCACGCTCTTTTTTCTTAGTTGTACATGAATAGCACATAAAACCGGGTGAAAGAGAGAGAAACTACAGTACAAGCATATGCTTCTTAAACCTTGGAGTTTATTAAACTCTTATAGACTATCATCGAAGGTCCCTTGAAAAAACCTTGATCGTCTCTGGATATTGTTTCGACTGCCCTTGATGTCTGcaagtgacatgggtataccatatTGGGTACTCGACATGGACAACCCTTGTACGGATTCAAGAAGGAGCATACGAGGCCCATGAAGCCCAAGGATAGTCCAAGAATAGAAACTATACGAAAATAGGCAAGTATTAGTCATATTGGGTAAACTAACATAGATCATTGTAACCGACCCGAGATGTGGACTGCGGGACCTAGCCCACTATATAAGGGCTAGAATGAGCCATCGGGAAGGGCATCAAAACTCTTGTAACATCACATGTtgttgcaaaccctagttttaatacaATCTCGGCGATTTTAGCCTCTAATTCGTTTTCATCGGATACCTAGTGATAGCTGTTAAATACGCCACTTTTTCTCACGTTTAAACcattagctaagtcaagaaattgattaAGTTTACTactcaacttgccactaatgactaattaatgcaaagatgtgcaatatcTTCTATTTTGAATGATAtgcaggaaatcacgtcataatgacaaatggacctgcaattactgaagaaaatcgcgtcaGGAGTACGAcaaagttgactacgctcgaAGAGGCGGTTCTAGGGACTTTAACGGGCATCAGTACGGGCAAGCCCCACCCGTACCGTCCGCCTATACCATGTGCCACAGCCTTCCTGAGGTCAAAACCTATAAGTTTCGTGAAGGAACCGACGCcaaaaagagagccattcgtcgtcaaatagagcctccatccaccgagatccatctgcaccacacagaaggagatccaccaccatagttcatcaattccatctccaatctcctccatagccatagccatcaccattgtaatagagatctccttcatAACTGGCgatcattgtaagaatattgtgatttcaatccaagtatttgcaacaatgatttctatctttgttattgatgttgatatcatgtgtgagtagtcctcatgggttgcgggttggggtgaatccttgcaacgtttatgtgcatctaatcttattatatgtgtaaggattgaatatgagttttgcaatcttgtatccttgtcttttTTCCTCGTTTCGAttatctgcaggtacccatatcattcggatccatcaagggaagaggtgggatgagtggagaacggtgtGCTACCGCaaaacctcagtgacagaaaggaaaaaaagaaacggtacatgtttagtgattcatttgggatcatggcacaatcatctagcttaatgttTTGGTCCgtattcttatgcttaataactgTTGTTGCTCGCGGCCGTGAGAACagtggttggaccaagaggctcttatcacctctggctttaggggcaagagtattgatggcgtgtatttcacacgttcgttgggcaaccccaagaggaaggtatgatgcgcacagcagcaagttttccctcagaaagaaaccaaggtttatcgaaccaggaggagccaagaagcacgttgaaggttgatggcggcgggatgtagtgcggcgcaacaccggagattccggcgccaacgtggaacttgcacaacacaaccaagctactttgccccaacgaaacggtgaggttgtcaatctcaccggcttcttgtaacaaaggattaaccgtattgtgtggaagatgattgtttgcagagaaaacggtagaaacaagtattgcgatagattgtatttcggtaaagagaattggaccggggtccacggttcactagaggtgtctctcccataagacgaacggcatgttgggtgaacaaattacggttgggcaattgacaaataaagagagcatgacaatgcacatacatatcatgatgagtatagtgagatttaattgggcattacgacaaagtacatagaccgccatccaagctgcatctatgcctaaaaagtccaccttcgaggttatcatccgaaccccctccggtattaagttgcaaaacaacggacaattgcattaagtatggtgcgtaatgtaatcaacaactacatccttagacatagcatcaatgttttatccctagtgg from Lolium rigidum isolate FL_2022 chromosome 4, APGP_CSIRO_Lrig_0.1, whole genome shotgun sequence encodes the following:
- the LOC124647997 gene encoding transcription factor WRKY45-2-like, producing MAALFTPAACSLSKLMVQGRESAAALEALLRGASPQEHGEVQELAAEILRCCDRALAALHHGEVADDGAGGRKRKSCAAPRARASKRTRADGGEAAAMRVEKKWTSEDGFIWRKYGQKEILNSKHPRLYFRCTYRDDSGCKATRQVQMSEEDPSLYVITYFGHHTCCTDVAAAAASEVSDLGDKHQFVINFGTSAATSGSQPWLSSSSSSSDVRNETSGSLQGVCSPEEELRVMETKVEPASSDLQPATEQSSSADASCSSSAWDPMAACSDWDFFGESSFDFISEFINSDDLALYQSCGARVD